ACAACTAAATCCACCATCACCTCAACAGCTACAGCCACAACCACAACGACGACAACCACCCCCACAGCCAACATCTGATTTGTCACGCCGTCAGGTAATNNNNNNNNNNNNNNNNNNNNNNNNNNNNNNNNNNNNNNNNNNNNNNNNNNNNNNNNNNNNAAATCCTGACACCCATTCAGCGAAATTATCCAATTGTATCCGTATAAGCCTATCCAGAAAGCACTATGTCTTTTTCTGTTTCTGTTCAAATCACTTGGACGACAGACATAAGATTGTTGTCTAGAAAATTGAGTTTTTTGACCTTGTAACCATGCAGAAGTCATTGCTATAGCAATTAATAAAATCAGACGGACAAGCCTATCAGGAGAAGCTTGAGAACCTTCTAGATTATAGCCACCAGTTTTACAGTCTTTAAACATAGCCTCAATCCCAAAACGTTGACCATATATTTTGACAGTCGTTGATACATCTGTCAGATTAGTTGATAAATACCAAGGCTCTTTCTCTTGTTTGCCACGATATTTTCGTTTCCAATAAACTGCTAAATTACAACGACCAAACCCTTTATTTTGTGTGAGATTGACATCAGGATAAAATCGGCGGTCACCGGGAGAAAGTGGAATCGTATGTAGCGGTTGAAAATCTTGCCTTTTTTTCCGAAA
The window above is part of the Nodularia spumigena CCY9414 genome. Proteins encoded here:
- a CDS encoding IS4 family transposase; translated protein: MRKSYWCLLNKDGCSNLQEQQKVLRPVIRLLKHYQLVVIGDREFHGIELASWLHRQGLKYVFRQKKDTTFRKKRQDFQPLHTIPLSPGDRRFYPDVNLTQNKGFGRCNLAVYWKRKYRGKQEKEPWYLSTNLTDVSTTVKIYGQRFGIEAMFKDCKTGGYNLEGSQASPDRLVRLILLIAIAMTSAWLQGQKTQFSRQQSYVCRPSDLNRNRKRHSAFWIGLYGYNWIISLNGCQD